From Nitrospirota bacterium, a single genomic window includes:
- a CDS encoding ExbD/TolR family protein, which produces MKTNRNRNVLSEINVTPFVDVMLVLLVIFMVTAPLMQQGVDVNLPKAKGKELPPDERISLVIKRDRTVYMNDTPVSVAEMKRKLEAISKLNPNVFLKADKDVPYGLVVEVMSEIKDAGIEKLGMITEPKTELK; this is translated from the coding sequence ATGAAGACGAACAGGAACAGAAACGTACTTTCTGAGATCAATGTGACGCCTTTTGTTGACGTCATGCTGGTGCTTCTCGTCATCTTTATGGTGACGGCTCCGCTAATGCAGCAGGGGGTTGATGTGAATTTGCCCAAGGCAAAAGGGAAGGAACTTCCGCCAGACGAAAGGATTTCTCTGGTCATAAAGCGGGATCGGACCGTATATATGAATGACACTCCGGTTTCAGTCGCAGAGATGAAGCGGAAGCTCGAAGCGATAAGCAAGCTGAATCCAAATGTTTTTCTCAAGGCAGATAAGGATGTCCCCTATGGTCTGGTGGTTGAAGTAATGAGCGAGATCAAGGATGCCGGAATAGAGAAACTGGGAATGATAACAGAACCGAAAACTGAACTGAAATGA
- a CDS encoding polyprenyl synthetase family protein, with product MTPKDMPYHQKMDLQEVFDSYEERLRLVEHQIKELFRNKVPFIPLIGDYIISSGGKRLRPLFHLISADLAGYDGFACIEIASIIESIHTASLLHDDVVDTAEVRRGKPSANALWGNQIVVLVGDFLYSNALRAAVMQKNQKIMEALSGATTRMTEGELLQLNRVGDPDITETEYLDIISAKTGALISAACRVGAILGGLSEEKELALANFGMKIGMVFQMADDILDYMAEEKDLGKKLCKDLEEGKITLPLLLLLSAAEEKDKVEIKKIIKDFSAAGLEKITSLLKQYRSIEASLSKAQTLVDEARKELSLFSDCRAKESLLAIADYSLHREK from the coding sequence TTGACACCAAAAGATATGCCCTATCACCAGAAGATGGATCTGCAGGAAGTGTTTGATTCCTATGAGGAAAGACTTCGTCTTGTCGAACACCAGATAAAAGAACTTTTCAGGAATAAGGTGCCCTTTATTCCCCTGATCGGCGATTATATTATTTCAAGCGGTGGCAAGCGGCTGCGGCCTCTTTTTCATCTCATAAGCGCTGACCTTGCGGGCTATGACGGCTTTGCCTGTATTGAGATCGCAAGCATTATTGAATCTATCCATACGGCATCCCTTCTTCACGATGACGTGGTCGATACGGCAGAAGTAAGACGCGGTAAGCCATCAGCAAACGCTCTCTGGGGAAACCAGATCGTGGTGCTGGTTGGCGACTTTCTCTATTCTAACGCGCTTCGGGCCGCTGTCATGCAGAAAAACCAGAAGATCATGGAGGCACTTTCCGGAGCAACCACACGAATGACCGAAGGAGAACTGCTTCAGCTTAACAGAGTGGGAGACCCTGATATAACTGAGACGGAATACCTCGACATTATTTCCGCAAAGACAGGAGCACTCATTTCTGCGGCCTGCAGGGTCGGTGCAATTCTTGGCGGTCTTTCTGAGGAAAAAGAACTCGCTCTTGCGAACTTTGGCATGAAGATCGGCATGGTATTCCAGATGGCAGATGACATACTTGACTATATGGCTGAGGAGAAAGATCTGGGGAAAAAACTCTGCAAAGACCTTGAGGAAGGAAAGATAACGCTTCCCCTGCTTCTGCTTCTTTCCGCTGCAGAAGAGAAGGACAAGGTTGAAATAAAAAAAATCATCAAGGACTTTTCTGCCGCAGGCCTTGAAAAAATCACCAGCCTGCTGAAACAGTACCGGTCCATTGAGGCATCCCTGAGCAAGGCCCAAACTCTTGTCGATGAGGCCCGAAAGGAGCTCTCTCTCTTTTCTGACTGCAGGGCAAAAGAGTCACTTCTCGCTATTGCTGACTATTCATTGCACCGGGAGAAATGA
- the tolB gene encoding Tol-Pal system beta propeller repeat protein TolB, giving the protein MNTTSGRNEILSRSCYSLLPETLLFFILLAACCLLLPSYSEAKIYIDVHAPSAKKLPIAIYDLQGTQGREISDIIRDDLTVTGLFSCIDKASYIEPISQRFNQQNWKPLGIEAVVKGAITSAQTLSVDISVYDVFEGKEIFSKQYQADKALIRQLAHNISNDIYYAFTGLTGMFRTKIAFVAEDDGEKGIYVMDWDGYRAKKLGLKGSLVLAPHWSADGTRIIYSSERGRQWGIYLLDFGKMTERKIFASKGTNMAGDFLPKGDAITFSSTKDGTPDIYMLSLKDESVKKLTFTQGIEVSPAVSPDGSLIAFVSDRGGSPQIYLMRADGSDIRRVTFEGSYNTSPGWSPTGDRIVFSCRRGKNQICIVKPDGSALQQLTESGNNEDPSFSPEGRHITFSSDRDGTKGIYIMRANGEVQKKISPQGLRSNAPKWSPN; this is encoded by the coding sequence ATGAATACTACTTCTGGTAGGAACGAGATTCTTTCCCGGTCCTGCTATTCCCTTTTGCCGGAAACCCTGTTATTTTTTATTTTGCTTGCCGCCTGCTGCTTACTCCTTCCTTCTTATTCAGAGGCAAAGATATATATTGATGTCCATGCCCCATCTGCAAAGAAGCTTCCCATAGCGATCTATGATCTGCAAGGAACGCAAGGCAGGGAGATCTCTGACATCATCAGGGACGATCTCACCGTTACCGGTCTTTTCAGCTGCATCGACAAGGCATCGTATATTGAGCCCATATCCCAGAGGTTCAATCAGCAGAACTGGAAACCTCTTGGGATAGAGGCTGTTGTGAAGGGTGCAATAACATCAGCTCAGACCCTTTCCGTCGATATCTCGGTCTATGATGTGTTTGAAGGCAAAGAGATCTTCAGCAAACAGTATCAAGCAGATAAGGCACTTATCCGACAGCTTGCACATAATATTTCGAATGATATCTACTATGCCTTTACCGGTCTGACAGGTATGTTCAGAACAAAGATAGCCTTTGTCGCAGAAGACGATGGGGAAAAAGGCATTTATGTCATGGACTGGGATGGATACAGGGCAAAAAAACTCGGATTGAAAGGATCGCTGGTCCTCGCGCCGCACTGGTCAGCTGATGGAACGAGAATTATTTATTCTTCGGAGCGCGGCAGACAATGGGGTATCTATCTGTTAGATTTTGGAAAGATGACCGAAAGAAAGATCTTTGCGTCAAAGGGCACCAATATGGCCGGCGACTTTCTCCCAAAGGGTGATGCAATAACCTTCTCTTCAACAAAAGACGGAACTCCTGATATTTATATGTTATCTCTTAAGGATGAGTCAGTGAAAAAGCTGACTTTTACGCAGGGTATTGAGGTTTCTCCTGCGGTGTCCCCTGACGGCAGCCTCATTGCGTTTGTATCTGACCGCGGCGGGAGCCCGCAGATTTACCTGATGCGTGCTGATGGCAGCGATATCAGAAGAGTTACGTTTGAAGGTTCATATAATACATCTCCTGGCTGGTCTCCAACAGGTGACAGGATCGTATTTTCCTGCCGGCGGGGAAAGAACCAGATCTGTATCGTGAAACCTGACGGATCAGCACTTCAGCAGCTGACAGAAAGCGGCAACAACGAGGACCCATCTTTTTCACCTGAGGGCAGGCACATAACGTTCTCTTCTGACAGGGATGGGACTAAGGGAATATATATCATGAGGGCAAATGGAGAGGTTCAGAAAAAGATCAGCCCTCAGGGGCTCCGTTCCAATGCCCCCAAATGGTCTCCAAACTAA
- the mtnA gene encoding S-methyl-5-thioribose-1-phosphate isomerase has protein sequence MVKTIEWKDNKVIMLDQSRLPIDVAYIECKDYLMVAEGIKKLWIRGAPAIGIATAMGIALAAQEIAARDYEGFLKGLQPVFETLMATRPTAVNIQWAVERIRKFLAAIKDEPVERLKALLIDEAQKILAEDIKINMTIGRWGAQFIHDGDTVLTHCNAGSLATGGYGTATAPMLIAKEQGKNFQVIADETRPVLQGARLTSWELMQAGIPVTLITDNTAGALMQKGEINLAIVGTDRTVSNGDVANKIGTYTVAVLCKEHGIPFYVAAPMSSIDFSIPTGDLIPIEERAAEEVTHIFGTCRIAPEGVNVRNIAFDVTPAKYVTAIITEKGAFKPDDLKKLSRADADLDKIRIRA, from the coding sequence ATGGTAAAGACAATAGAATGGAAAGACAATAAAGTAATAATGCTCGATCAGAGCAGGCTGCCGATCGACGTTGCCTATATTGAATGCAAAGACTACCTGATGGTGGCAGAGGGCATCAAGAAGCTCTGGATACGCGGCGCTCCTGCTATCGGCATTGCAACGGCAATGGGAATCGCACTCGCTGCGCAGGAGATTGCAGCGCGGGATTATGAGGGCTTTCTGAAAGGCTTGCAGCCTGTGTTCGAAACACTCATGGCAACCCGCCCCACAGCAGTCAATATACAGTGGGCGGTCGAGAGGATCAGAAAATTTCTCGCTGCGATAAAGGATGAGCCGGTTGAGAGGCTCAAGGCACTGCTCATAGATGAAGCTCAGAAGATCCTTGCTGAAGACATTAAAATAAATATGACAATAGGCAGATGGGGCGCACAGTTTATTCATGACGGCGATACGGTTCTGACCCACTGCAATGCCGGCTCCCTTGCAACCGGAGGCTACGGCACAGCAACTGCTCCGATGCTGATCGCAAAAGAGCAGGGCAAGAACTTTCAGGTCATTGCCGATGAGACTCGGCCTGTATTGCAGGGAGCGCGGCTCACGTCATGGGAACTTATGCAGGCAGGGATCCCGGTCACACTGATAACAGACAATACAGCCGGTGCGTTAATGCAGAAAGGCGAAATTAACCTTGCGATCGTGGGCACAGACAGGACCGTCAGTAACGGGGATGTTGCAAATAAGATAGGCACCTACACGGTTGCAGTGCTTTGCAAAGAGCATGGCATCCCCTTCTATGTCGCTGCCCCGATGAGCAGTATTGACTTCTCAATACCCACGGGTGATCTTATCCCCATTGAAGAACGGGCAGCCGAAGAGGTAACACATATTTTCGGCACCTGCAGGATTGCCCCTGAGGGCGTAAACGTGAGAAACATTGCTTTTGATGTGACCCCTGCAAAGTATGTAACTGCAATCATAACCGAGAAGGGTGCATTCAAACCTGATGATCTGAAAAAGCTTTCAAGGGCTGACGCTGACCTTGATAAGATCAGGATCAGGGCCTGA
- a CDS encoding cell envelope integrity protein TolA: MRGPSLQVATLISTALHLTFFLVAALILRHSRNTIMPSPYEVNLVGPASSTRGEAQEETSKKNEQAARSSEHEKEADRTIQDKKADIERKANALSEIEAKKKIERIGKIRRMITVGSQTVSSPKKLSQRAGSVVGSGRPGGGTYEDLIASRIGQEIVFPETGESQLATIVLVKIRKDGEIIIQGIEKRSGNALFDRAALRAIEKANPVPPPPSEMEVGLTLYPYGTRK, from the coding sequence ATGAGGGGCCCGAGTCTGCAGGTAGCAACGCTAATCTCCACGGCGCTGCATCTCACTTTTTTTCTTGTAGCTGCGCTTATCCTCAGACATTCCCGAAATACCATCATGCCGTCTCCATATGAAGTAAATCTTGTCGGTCCGGCAAGTTCCACTCGGGGAGAAGCTCAAGAAGAAACCTCTAAGAAGAACGAGCAGGCTGCAAGGAGCTCGGAGCACGAAAAAGAGGCCGACAGGACGATCCAGGATAAGAAAGCTGACATAGAAAGAAAGGCCAACGCTCTGTCAGAGATCGAGGCGAAGAAGAAAATCGAGCGAATCGGGAAAATCAGGAGAATGATCACCGTAGGAAGTCAGACAGTATCTTCACCCAAAAAGCTTTCGCAGCGGGCGGGATCCGTTGTCGGATCAGGACGCCCCGGCGGTGGAACCTATGAAGATCTGATTGCATCACGTATCGGGCAGGAGATCGTATTTCCGGAAACAGGTGAATCACAGCTTGCAACAATTGTGCTGGTGAAAATCCGGAAGGACGGAGAAATTATTATTCAGGGCATCGAAAAGAGATCAGGCAATGCGCTTTTTGACAGGGCTGCACTCAGAGCAATCGAAAAAGCAAATCCGGTGCCGCCCCCTCCTTCGGAGATGGAAGTAGGCTTGACATTGTATCCATATGGAACACGGAAATGA
- a CDS encoding tetratricopeptide repeat protein — MEKLPKGNIRDTSLVKILVQLNRNRRTGTLSLATASFTKKIYLSEGDVIFASSTYEDDRLGEMLLKAGKITVEQYDKSVEILKSTRNKRQGAILVELGYLTPKDLFWGVKYQVHEIIHSMFIVEEGDYEFHEGELPTQEVITLRMSIGNLIYTGVNKIVNWTRIRNEMPHTDSVLKLGEDPLSLFQEIELSQQDKKILSLVDGKRTIKEIIDSSWMGSFEALKVLYVLWSIGMVEDQLSADVESSGLEDENKVEDKVTLNDILTPLSEEDEILLRKVDEIYSQLGSLTMTELLEIEGKADSETIKRNYYRLAKEFHPDRYFSSTDPSVKIKLTTIFDAITKAYNVLKDDRSRNEYLASLLGPKQEEGVLDTGMRAAEQFKEGVADFKKGDFWGAIDKFKWATKMEPKNVNYWSYLSLACSKVPGRVKEAEEALLTALKLDPFNAELHSHLGLVYMKAGIKKRAHAAFQKALKIDPKNEKARKGLDSTKD; from the coding sequence ATGGAAAAACTACCCAAAGGTAATATCAGGGACACAAGTCTTGTAAAGATCCTGGTGCAGCTGAACAGGAACCGGCGAACTGGCACACTTTCCCTCGCCACGGCTTCATTTACAAAAAAAATATACTTGAGCGAGGGAGATGTCATTTTTGCATCGTCAACCTATGAGGATGACCGGTTGGGCGAGATGCTTCTGAAGGCAGGAAAGATTACGGTTGAGCAGTATGACAAGTCAGTCGAGATTCTGAAGTCTACCAGGAACAAGCGGCAAGGCGCAATTCTTGTTGAACTTGGATATCTGACGCCAAAAGACCTCTTCTGGGGAGTCAAATACCAGGTACATGAGATCATTCACAGCATGTTCATTGTAGAGGAGGGTGATTACGAGTTCCACGAAGGAGAGCTTCCTACGCAGGAGGTGATCACTTTGAGGATGAGTATCGGCAACCTGATCTATACCGGCGTGAACAAAATCGTAAACTGGACAAGGATCAGAAACGAAATGCCGCACACTGACTCAGTACTGAAACTGGGCGAAGATCCACTGAGCCTTTTTCAGGAAATTGAGCTGTCACAGCAGGACAAAAAGATTCTCTCATTAGTTGATGGCAAGAGGACGATAAAGGAAATCATTGACAGTTCCTGGATGGGATCTTTTGAGGCCTTGAAGGTGCTCTATGTGCTCTGGTCTATCGGAATGGTTGAAGACCAGTTATCGGCAGATGTAGAATCTTCCGGACTGGAAGACGAGAACAAGGTCGAAGACAAAGTCACGCTGAATGATATTCTCACCCCGCTTTCTGAAGAAGATGAGATACTGCTCAGAAAAGTTGACGAAATCTATTCGCAGCTGGGCAGTTTAACCATGACTGAACTCCTTGAAATCGAAGGAAAGGCTGATAGTGAGACGATTAAGAGAAATTATTACCGTCTTGCAAAAGAGTTTCATCCTGACCGGTATTTTAGTTCAACGGACCCGTCCGTCAAGATTAAACTGACTACCATCTTTGATGCCATCACCAAGGCATATAATGTCCTTAAGGATGACCGGAGCCGCAACGAGTATTTGGCGTCACTACTAGGACCAAAACAGGAGGAGGGTGTTCTTGATACTGGTATGCGTGCGGCTGAACAGTTCAAAGAAGGAGTGGCTGACTTCAAGAAAGGTGACTTTTGGGGTGCAATAGATAAGTTTAAATGGGCAACAAAGATGGAGCCGAAGAACGTCAACTACTGGAGCTACCTCTCCCTTGCCTGTTCAAAAGTCCCGGGACGTGTCAAGGAGGCTGAGGAGGCTCTGCTCACCGCCCTGAAGCTTGATCCGTTCAATGCTGAACTCCACTCCCATCTTGGACTTGTCTATATGAAGGCTGGGATCAAAAAGCGGGCACATGCGGCCTTTCAGAAGGCCCTGAAAATAGACCCGAAGAATGAAAAGGCAAGAAAAGGACTAGATAGCACAAAGGATTAA
- the amrA gene encoding AmmeMemoRadiSam system protein A: protein MHRIVELARQTIEGYVRTGKAVSPPKDLSPELAARAGVFVSLKKMGNLRGCIGTFEPITDTVAQEVIRNAIAAATQDPRFQAVQEDELTEIEYSVDVLSPPQKIRSVQDLDPKEYGIIVVQGGKRGLLLPDLEGVDTVEEQLRITKMKAGIWTDENLEIFRFTVTRYR from the coding sequence ATGCATAGAATCGTAGAACTCGCCAGGCAGACCATTGAGGGATATGTGAGGACCGGAAAGGCAGTATCGCCGCCCAAAGACCTTTCTCCTGAGTTGGCGGCCCGTGCAGGCGTCTTCGTAAGCCTCAAGAAAATGGGGAATCTCAGAGGCTGCATAGGTACGTTTGAACCAATCACAGATACTGTTGCTCAGGAGGTTATCAGAAACGCTATTGCGGCTGCAACTCAGGATCCACGATTTCAGGCAGTGCAGGAGGATGAACTCACAGAGATCGAATATTCCGTAGATGTTCTTTCTCCCCCGCAAAAGATAAGGAGCGTACAGGATCTTGACCCGAAAGAATACGGCATTATCGTCGTTCAGGGAGGCAAACGGGGACTGCTCCTTCCCGATCTCGAGGGTGTTGATACCGTTGAGGAACAACTGAGAATAACAAAGATGAAGGCAGGGATCTGGACAGATGAAAATCTGGAGATTTTCCGGTTTACCGTAACACGATATAGGTGA
- the pal gene encoding peptidoglycan-associated lipoprotein Pal, with protein MTQQKGQEKITEKQLDGKVDSVDAKSKGDQYTESRENLFSDLLFDYDKYDVKDSYKQALQAVSAWMAKNTTARLSIEGHCDERGTNEYNLALGDRRAKAVKDYLVSLGVASGRVDVISYGEEKPACKEQTEDCWAKNRRAHFTVLIKAGK; from the coding sequence ATGACGCAGCAGAAAGGCCAGGAAAAGATAACGGAGAAACAGCTTGACGGCAAGGTCGATTCTGTTGATGCAAAGAGTAAGGGTGACCAGTATACGGAGAGCAGGGAAAATCTGTTTTCTGACCTCCTCTTTGATTACGACAAATATGATGTGAAGGATTCATACAAACAGGCGCTTCAGGCAGTATCGGCGTGGATGGCAAAAAATACGACTGCCCGATTATCGATTGAGGGCCACTGCGACGAGCGCGGCACCAATGAATATAACCTTGCACTCGGGGACCGCAGAGCCAAGGCCGTAAAAGATTATCTGGTCAGTCTTGGCGTCGCATCGGGCAGGGTCGATGTGATCAGCTATGGCGAAGAGAAGCCTGCCTGCAAAGAACAGACCGAAGACTGCTGGGCGAAAAACAGGCGAGCTCATTTTACGGTTCTCATAAAGGCGGGCAAATAG
- a CDS encoding pyrimidine dimer DNA glycosylase: MRIWDIPPDILCRNHLLGEHNELHAIWNILTQGKKGYANHPETERWKGKLMALFAVHEKIVLEMLARGYNHNSPLDKSLAKGNSVQTTFVDPVEKQIEILRRKGCNCDLSGA, encoded by the coding sequence ATGAGAATATGGGATATTCCTCCTGACATACTATGTCGTAATCATCTTCTTGGTGAGCATAATGAACTTCATGCTATCTGGAATATTCTGACGCAGGGGAAGAAAGGGTACGCCAATCATCCGGAAACAGAAAGATGGAAGGGCAAGTTGATGGCATTATTCGCTGTTCATGAGAAGATTGTTCTGGAGATGCTTGCGAGGGGATACAATCACAATAGTCCTTTGGATAAGAGCCTTGCGAAAGGAAATAGTGTTCAGACCACTTTTGTTGACCCTGTAGAAAAACAGATTGAAATCCTGCGTCGGAAGGGATGTAACTGTGATTTGTCAGGTGCATGA
- the tolQ gene encoding protein TolQ — protein MNNSVIQLILNAGYIVKAVLLILMLFSVISWAIIFFKQKYFLRANRESDQFQRIYRSNRDPKSLFQATRSLTLSPIANVFKAVYADEAKKDKNEIKRLLRRYETLESVKLEKYLNFLATTGSTAPFIGLFGTVWGIMNAFHGIGSAGSASLAVVAPGIAEALIATAVGLAAAIPAVIAYNYYLSMSRKMILEMEDFSEDLLELFSKVAE, from the coding sequence ATGAATAATTCTGTCATACAGCTTATTCTCAATGCTGGCTATATTGTAAAAGCTGTTCTGCTGATCCTTATGTTATTTTCCGTAATCTCCTGGGCTATCATCTTCTTTAAACAGAAGTATTTCTTAAGGGCAAACAGGGAGTCTGACCAGTTCCAGCGTATATACCGCTCTAACCGTGACCCCAAATCCCTTTTTCAGGCAACGAGAAGCCTTACGCTCAGTCCTATTGCAAACGTTTTCAAGGCGGTTTATGCTGACGAAGCAAAAAAGGACAAAAATGAGATAAAGCGTCTTCTCAGGAGATACGAGACCCTCGAGTCGGTAAAGCTCGAAAAATATCTTAACTTTCTTGCAACAACAGGTTCAACCGCGCCGTTCATAGGGCTGTTCGGGACAGTTTGGGGAATCATGAATGCATTTCACGGCATCGGTTCCGCAGGCTCAGCATCCCTGGCGGTTGTTGCTCCGGGTATTGCCGAGGCGCTTATCGCAACGGCAGTTGGCCTTGCGGCCGCTATCCCTGCGGTTATTGCCTATAACTACTATCTCAGCATGTCCAGAAAAATGATATTGGAGATGGAGGACTTTTCAGAAGACCTCCTTGAACTTTTTTCAAAAGTCGCTGAATGA
- a CDS encoding Nramp family divalent metal transporter yields the protein MGPGIITANIDNDASGITTYSVAGARFGYGLLWTLLPTTVALVVIQETIARMGVITGKGLSDLIRENFGVKTAFFMMLGLFVANFGNTVANLAGWAASMEILGFSKFVMVPVGAISIWILVTKGSYRFVEKILLFACLLYFGYVISGFMAKPEWGPVLKSAVIPQMRWNAEYVVLSIAIIGTTITPWMQFYLQSSIAEKGIKKEQYKASRLDVIIGCFITDIVSFFIIVTCGALLFPHGIRINEASEAALALKPLAGEYAYLVFSICLANASLLGAIIVPLATAYYVCEAMGWEAGINKTFKEAPQFMWIYTMTIALASLVILIPGAPLVFLMVLSAVINGLLLPFVLVFALLLVNNRKLMGEYTNSRTYNYISWATIITIIILTSFLVITTFIPLNG from the coding sequence ATGGGCCCGGGCATCATCACGGCAAATATCGACAATGATGCCAGCGGAATAACGACCTATTCTGTGGCTGGTGCGCGCTTTGGGTATGGTCTGCTCTGGACCCTGCTTCCAACAACGGTAGCGCTTGTGGTTATCCAGGAGACGATCGCCCGCATGGGCGTTATCACAGGGAAAGGGCTTTCTGATCTCATCCGGGAAAATTTCGGCGTCAAGACAGCCTTTTTTATGATGTTGGGTCTCTTTGTGGCTAATTTCGGCAATACGGTTGCGAATCTTGCAGGATGGGCAGCGAGCATGGAGATCCTCGGTTTCAGCAAGTTTGTGATGGTACCGGTTGGGGCAATTTCGATATGGATCCTTGTTACAAAGGGAAGCTACCGGTTTGTTGAAAAGATCCTCCTGTTCGCATGTCTTCTCTATTTCGGATATGTCATTTCAGGCTTTATGGCAAAACCTGAATGGGGACCTGTTCTGAAAAGCGCAGTTATTCCCCAGATGAGGTGGAATGCAGAATATGTTGTGCTGAGCATCGCAATCATTGGGACTACGATTACGCCCTGGATGCAGTTCTACCTCCAGTCCTCGATCGCAGAGAAGGGCATCAAGAAAGAGCAGTATAAGGCCTCGCGCCTTGACGTAATTATCGGGTGCTTTATAACCGATATCGTCAGTTTTTTCATCATCGTTACCTGTGGAGCACTGCTCTTCCCTCATGGCATCCGCATTAATGAGGCTTCAGAAGCAGCGCTTGCCTTAAAACCCCTTGCCGGGGAATATGCATATCTGGTCTTCTCCATATGTCTTGCCAACGCCTCTTTGCTTGGTGCCATCATCGTTCCGCTTGCAACTGCATATTATGTCTGCGAGGCAATGGGATGGGAGGCAGGCATCAACAAGACATTCAAGGAAGCTCCCCAGTTTATGTGGATCTATACCATGACCATCGCTCTTGCATCGCTCGTTATCCTGATCCCGGGAGCACCACTGGTCTTCCTGATGGTCCTTTCTGCTGTTATTAACGGGCTTCTGCTTCCCTTTGTCCTGGTCTTCGCCCTGCTTCTGGTGAATAACAGGAAGCTTATGGGCGAATATACGAATTCCCGAACGTACAATTACATTTCATGGGCAACGATCATAACGATTATTATTTTGACATCATTTCTTGTCATAACAACCTTTATCCCGCTTAACGGCTGA
- the ybgF gene encoding tol-pal system protein YbgF produces MKNASVFFMLFFLSACVSGNDFDRVRSDLHELQRSTYETRKEIDSLKEKTTGVVREDSFTAMKESQADLFSKVNATSSGLQELRGRLDESRYFTEKSLKEFTSEKDLLKAQIAGLETQIKTVKEKLSALENQGRLKEPAVDAAEPSLKSNNTVKTEIETPAEPIADTKAKAYDAAYLLFKEKKYKESRERFEVFMREYPKTDLTDNAQFWIAESYYNEKDFESAILSYETLLKKYPDSDKISGGLLKQGYAFAEIGDAKTGKIILNKLIEKYPGTKDADAAKKKIAELNKKPQKKK; encoded by the coding sequence GTGAAAAACGCATCTGTTTTTTTTATGCTTTTTTTTCTATCTGCCTGTGTCTCTGGCAATGACTTTGACCGGGTAAGAAGCGATCTCCATGAACTGCAGCGTAGCACCTATGAGACACGTAAGGAGATAGACTCTCTGAAGGAAAAGACGACAGGTGTTGTCAGGGAAGATTCTTTCACTGCGATGAAGGAAAGCCAGGCGGACCTCTTTTCCAAGGTGAATGCGACGTCAAGCGGGCTTCAGGAACTGAGAGGCCGGTTGGACGAAAGCAGATATTTTACGGAGAAATCCCTGAAGGAATTCACCTCTGAAAAGGACCTTCTTAAGGCACAGATTGCCGGACTGGAGACGCAGATAAAGACGGTAAAAGAAAAGCTCTCTGCCCTTGAAAACCAGGGCAGGCTGAAAGAACCTGCCGTAGACGCTGCCGAACCATCGCTGAAATCGAACAATACCGTGAAAACCGAAATCGAGACTCCAGCCGAACCCATTGCTGACACGAAGGCAAAGGCGTATGACGCTGCTTACCTGCTTTTTAAGGAGAAGAAGTACAAAGAGTCAAGGGAGAGGTTCGAGGTCTTTATGAGGGAGTATCCGAAGACTGACCTTACGGACAACGCACAGTTCTGGATCGCCGAATCATATTACAATGAGAAGGACTTTGAAAGCGCAATTCTTTCTTATGAAACATTGCTCAAGAAATACCCTGACAGCGACAAAATCAGCGGCGGCCTGCTCAAGCAGGGATATGCATTTGCTGAAATTGGTGATGCCAAGACAGGCAAGATCATCCTTAATAAGCTTATCGAAAAATATCCTGGCACAAAGGACGCTGATGCGGCAAAAAAGAAGATTGCAGAACTGAACAAGAAGCCACAAAAAAAGAAATGA
- a CDS encoding GIY-YIG nuclease family protein: MNKAYIYILRCCDQRLYTGSTRDLQKRLKAHNAGNVKTTKNRRPFELVYTEEFDSYSEARKRELYLKSGTGREWLKKQSERWPSG; this comes from the coding sequence GTGAATAAGGCTTATATATACATTCTCAGGTGTTGTGATCAGAGGTTGTATACGGGGTCCACACGGGATCTGCAGAAAAGACTGAAAGCCCATAACGCAGGAAACGTAAAAACTACAAAGAATAGAAGACCATTTGAGTTAGTATATACGGAAGAATTTGACAGCTACTCTGAGGCCCGCAAGCGTGAGCTTTATCTGAAAAGCGGCACGGGCAGAGAGTGGCTGAAAAAGCAGTCGGAGAGGTGGCCGAGCGGTTGA